The genomic interval GAAATATACATAATATGATAATAGGCTTCAAGTAGTTCAATCCTTTCTGCAAAAGCAAGAAATGAGACTCTAATTCCAACGCTCCATAATTGGGAAGAGAAAGCCGCTTAGGATTCCGGGTACGCAGTAGAAGTAATTCCATTCTAATTTGCCTACACAGAGGGAATAAATCATTGTGGAAATCATCAACCCGGTAAATGCGTGAGCAAGCATGGACGAAAATAATCTCCTTTTTTTAATTCTGAGTAACAGATCAATTAAATAAAAAGCAGGGCATAAGCACAAAAGAGTGAATATCCACAGAAATAATATCAAAAATGGCAGCAGATACACAAAGAACATCATATGGACCTCAATTAAGAAGCTCAGCGGATAAAAACACATAAGAATCAACGAAACGACCACTGCAACCCAGAAACTATTTAATGCAGCGTCATGAACTCTCTCCAACGGTGCTACATCCCCTTCATTCCAATTGAAATTTTCAAAATGAAAAATTTACTTTATGTTATTAGTTAGCATTATGAATAAATTATTCTAATTCTTAAGGATATGGAGCGGGAATTGCTAAAAAGTGTTATTGTTTCCTTAATTATATCCCCATTCCCGTCGTAATGAATAGTTCTATCATTAATAGTACCCCGTCATCCTTCTTGCTCTACTACTTGTTAAGATAAAAAAATAAGCAGGCCGCCGAAGCGTCTGCTCATCCACAATTATCATTGTTCTTAGCTTTCCTTTAGTTCAATAAAAATCTATTTTAGAATCTCTGTCTTCATCTATGGTGTAACATAGAAAAAGCCAGGATAATCTCCTGACTTTATCATGGTCAATGTAAGTTCTAATCAAGTATCTATTCTTCCTCTTGATCAAGGAAGGACTGGAGATCGTCAAGCTTGCTGGACCAGAAATGACGATATGACTCCAGCCACTTATCGACTTCTTGAAGCGGCTCTGGGCGTAAGGAATAGATGTTTTTTTGGGATACAGATCGTACCTCAACCAATCCAGCTTCTCGCAATACTCTTAGATGCTTGGAAACGCCCGGTTGACTCAATTGACACTTATCTACAAGTTCCCCAACTGAACGCTCGCGAATGCGCAATAGATCCAGCATAGACCGTCTGTGTGGTTCCGACAAAACTTCAAATATATTATTACTCATCACTTGGTCCTCTCCACTCGAATGCGCAACCGACAATGGATTTTAATTTGATGTGCTAATCGCTCCAAGAGCATCAGCATTGTCTTCCTTTACAACTCAATTCATTATCGAATCATATTTCTTGCGCAAGTCTTTAAAACGATCCGAAGGGAAGTCGACCTGCTTTTCATGAAGAATCATATCAATCATGTCTAGATGCACATGCCAGCCTGCCAGAAAATCAGCAACTTCAGCGGACTCGTAAAACGTATGAGTCAGGTGAAGATGGCATCCTTTATCATCGTCATGCAGCTCCCATCGAACCACTGATTCTCCTGAAGACTTCTCTATCCAAGTGTACTCGAGCTCATTTGGGGGATTGACCATAGTGAACTTTCCATGTACCAGATCCCCATTCTCCCAAAGAAATGTAATCTTTCCGTTAACGATCAAATCAAATTCAGCATGCGCAGTTAACCAATTGACAATCTGAGTGGGACTAGTTAACGCCCTCCATACTTTTTCTATCGGATGATTTAGATAACGCTCGAACCGAACCACACTTCTTCCTTCATATTGTAGAAGTTTACCGTCCATTCAATCCCCTCCAAAGTTATAATTACCATATTATATTATATACATTACCATATGGTTATATAACTGTAAAGGAATTAACGTTTCTCCATAATGTAGTTTTTTAAGAAGTCGTTGCAAAACTTTCCTTGAGGGTCGTTCTGAAGTAGTAATTGCCGAAAGTCAGGCAACTTCTCATATAATGATTGAAGATGGGCAGGCGGCGTGGCAAACAGCTTTGCCCAATGTGGGCGAGCATGGAAAGGCGCAATTTGTTCCTCGATCATCGGAAGGATTTGTCGGACCGCCTCCCAATCCGCCTTCCATGTAAAGTGAAAAGCAACGGATTCCTGCTTATAACAAGGACTCATCCACAAATTGTCTTCTGCAATCGTACGAACTTCTGACACATAAAGATGTGGCGATATGAAATCACGTATCCGGTCAATCGCACATAGTGCTTGATAGGCATCTTTGCGCGGCACAAAATATTCACTCTGTAGTTCCTCTCCGGCACTTGGCGTGAAATCCATGCGGAAGTGCGGTAGCCTTTCATGCCATGGCCCCGGAATACCAAGCTGCTCACTGCAATTCTCTGCGGAATAACCTGGCACTGGATGTCGTGGTACACTTGCGAGCTTGGCGCCAAAAAATTCAGATTCCACTTCATCGTGTTCAAGATCTGGTAACTTACGCTTTTGCCAGACTTGATTGAATGTAGACGTTTTCCAATCCGTAAAAAGACTAACACTATAAGCGCTAGAGAATATTTCGTCAAAATGATCTTTAAGTTGAACTAAAGGCAAATGATCAAATACATATTGACTCATCTGGAATGTGGGGATTATATCTAGAGTGATTTTCGTAATCACCCCGAGCCCTCCAAGCCCCACTACCGCACCAGCAAAGTGCCCATCTTGTTGATCACGGGAGAATACGACCTTATTCCCATCTGCTTTGACAACTTCCATGGAATGAATCGCCGAAGCAAGATTAGCATTCTGGTCACCGGAACCATGTGTGGCCGTTTGGGATGCGCCTGCTATTGTAATATGGGGCAACGAAGCCAAGTTGTGCAAAGCATAACCGAATTCATACAGATATTGACACAGATCTCCGTATCTAATCCCTCCCTCGACTGTAACCTTATTGTGTTTAGTATCTAATGCAAGGATTCGGTTAAACTTTTGTAGAGAAATTAGGTTCTCGTTACAATCAGCGATTCCATTGAACGAATGACGAGTGCCAAGTGTCTTAATTCGATTGCTACGTGCTACTATTTCTTGTATTTGCTCCAATGTTTCCGGAACATGGAGTTCGGATGCGCTATACCTATAGTTACCTGCCCAATTTCGATTATTTTCCATAAACATATACCCCCACTACATCTGATGAAAGATTTGTCAAAAATATCGATATGTTATAAAAATATTCTATATATTTTGGAAGTATCCTGCACGGAGAATAGTTCTGGTGAACATTACATCAAATACCACTGCAATGACCCTTAGGTCTCTTATGCTATCTCTTATGCTTAATAGCAGCTATAGAAAAAACTAAAGGTACAGCTCCTCATATTTTTAGAGGTGCTGTACCTTTTCTCATAATAATTTGAGCTTTAAGCATTGGTGTACCGTTTGCAACATGAAGTATGCTAAATGCTAAAACCATAATTAATCAAGCCAATGTATCTTAACAATCGTAATTTCAAATTGTAGAGTTCCGTGTCTCTTTTCAGAAACCAATCATTTTAAGAATTAATGGCACCTGAATGTCATCGGCCTTATAACAATTTTCAAACTTTCCTTTTAACAATAGACTTCGACATGCTGCTCCAGATTCTTCATAAATATCGGACTTCACATTTAACTCTATATTCCTATGGTCATTATATTCCGGACTTTCATTCTTAATTTTAAGAACTTCTGCGGATTTCCAATTCATAGAAAAAACGTCTTTATGATTGCTTGAATAAATCGTTTTTTTCTTGCCCGTTTGGGTTTCTTCAACCTCGACAATATACAAAACGTCACCTGCTGCGCCACCATAAGGGATATAATATGCACTTGCATTATATTCACCATTCGGAGATTTGGTCGGACCACTGAATATGACAGCATTATTATTAAGAGCTTGAAAACTATAAAAGTATCTATTATACCCTATTAATAATAAAATACTGATTGCTATAAATAGCAAGAAAGCATATCTTTTTTTCATAAATCCTCCGATCTATGATTCCCGTGTAGGTTTGAAGCTTTTAAAGGTTGGCAGTGACATTATTTTTCACACTCGTACTTTGATACTTTGCAATCGCCCAGTCGATAAAAAAACCTGCGCTCATAAAGAAAAGAAACACATTCGGGTAACCATACCTATTGAATGCGACAAAGGGAATATAGATCACAGTAAAGTAAGCCAATGAAAGTAATAAAAACAAATAAGCAATCTCCTTTTGCCGGAAGGCTCGCTTAAGCGCAATCAGTAAACCTGCTGCTCCCAATAGCATAAATACGACATGGTAGATGCCCGCGATCCAAATATTTACACCAAATACCGTTTTCCAATAATAAGGAGCCGCATATAATCCAAGTACTTTATCAATCGTATACCATTTCAAGTATTTTAATGGTTGATTTTTAAAGCCGAAGCTTACAATTTTTTGTGCCGTTTCGGCTTGAGCAGCGTCTGAGCCTGCAAATAGATTTTCACTGATGCCCTCGTATTCTAGATGGGTGTCGAAGAAGGCCTTTGAAGGTGCCTCGTTGTTAATAAGAGCGCCTAATAACATCGGATTGCCTGCTGACTGTGTGAATGGAATGAATTTATCAAATGTGACGTAATTCCGTATCCACCATGGAGATAGCAAAAGAATCATCGTTAACGAAATAACTGCAGTATACTTCACTATAATTTTCCAAGATATCTTTTTCACAAGCCATAAAATGAACCAGACAACGGGAAAAAGCACCGCATGCGGTTTGAAATAACATGCTAGCCCAACAATAGCGGCCGAAATAATGTAATACCTTGTTTCTTGTCTCCTTAAAGCAAGAAGGCTAAAGCAAATAAGCAATATGAACAGCGTGCGGAACATTGTCTCCGACAAAATGGCGCCTGAAGAAAAATAATCGGGCAAATAAAGCGCTGTTGCGATGCTGGCTATTATAGCTGCTCTACTATTAAACAGCTGATTAGCCGCTATAAAAATCAAATAAATCGAGAACGCCTGCAGGGCTGCCATTAGAACTCGGAATGCCACAACCCCTCCATCTCCTTGTCCGAAGATGAGCATGAGACCTGCCAGTACAACTGGCATTCCTGGCATGATGAAAGCTGACGGCTCATCGCCGCTGTTATAAGTAATCGTGTGCTTATTCAATAAAATTTTAGCGCTATTTACATATTTAACGTCGTCATTATTTTGTTTATCATATGACCCAATGAGAAAGTGATCGCCATACAACAGAACAGATGCGGTGCTAATCGAAAAAACGAGAATGATAATAATGAATAAAGTAGTGCGCATAGGACGAGAGACATGATTAAGCTTAAACAGGATTTACACACCTTTCTCTTACAAATACGAGGGGTACAGACTATCTCTATCATATATCACTATGACCAAGTATTGGAGCCATACGATCCTTTGTATTAATAAATAATAAAGAGCAGCTGCCATGGCAAACTGCTCCAGAACTAAAGTATAACTATCGTTTACCCTTAATTCAAACAGTAACTATTGATATTTCTATCTCACAAAATTAATATAATCAATGTTGACGGGTTCAAAACCATTTGCTCGAATTCGTAAATTAATTTGTCCTCGATGATACTGACCATGTAGTGCTACATGAGTTAAAATATCTCGTGTGGAAGTTACAAACTCTTTACCTTTACTGTTTGAATATGATACTAAGTTATCTAAGTCAGCGTATGTGAGTTCAGTGAGAATATTTTTGAAGCTTTCTTCATTTTGTTTAATAAGTTTTGCACAGGATTCTAGATCACCATCTGACCAGATAGGCATTTGTGAACTGTCCATCCCTCTTATTCTTGCAATCCAAACTTGTTCGGCATTTAGAATATGAGAAAATAACCGCACCAGTTGATCCTCGTTTTCTACATTTTGCAAAGTTTCTAGAATACGTTGATTTGCCCAGTTTAGATGTTCATACATCTTTTGAATTGTTTTCATTGATTCCATCCTTTCATTAACTTCACTTTATCAAAGAGTAAATGTTTGTATCATAGGCAACACCATTTTGATACATATAGTTTTTCAAGATTCCCTCTTTTTCAAAACCTAGTTTTTTTAATAATTGATTGGATTTTTTATTTTCAATAAAAACAATCGCGCCAATACGAGTTAACCCAAGTTCGCTAAAACCATATGTTATAACTTTTGAAATGGCTTCTGTTGCATATCCATTTCCCCAATAATCAGGATGAAGCTCATAGCCTATCTCAGCTCTCTTATGTTTTAAAGACAAAACATTAAAACCGATGGTCCCGATCATTTCTTTTTTACCTTTTATTTCAATGCCCCATCGAATGCCTCGATTTTCTTGGTAGCTTTGAGCGAAAAACGCAATGAACGGTTCTGCTTGTTCGATATTTGTTAACGTATCTTGTCCATAATATCGTGTCACATCATGATTGGAAAAGCAACGAAAGATGCTATGAGCATCTTCTTTAACGATTTCTCTCAATTGCAATCTTTCTGTCTCTAGAATCGGAAACACTTAATCACTCCATTTTTATAATTTTAATATGTATTCCTATTAGATGGTTAACGCAACAGTGATTGCTCATGCTTCGGATAATATTCAAAAAACAAATACTTCCAATCACTCATGAAGTAATTTTGATAAATTCTATTGTAGAAGCAAATCTGTTCATTCCAGAAATCTACAGCGTTGCATTTGTATTTACCTAAAATGAATGATGGATAATTATACATCTTCTCAAAAATGATAATCACCTGATTAGTAGGAAATCAATAATTTCGAGTCCTTTGAGAACGGCCGGTACTTCACAAAATGAGCCTATCCAGACCAATTGCACTAATTAAAAGCCGCTCTTTCCTGCTGCCTAACATATTTTGTGTCCAATCTACAAAACCGCCATCGCCAATAAAATACTCCGTTTCGCCGATTACTGTCTTTAATGTGAATTGTATTCCTTTGTAATACTGGTTTTCCATATTCGGCTCTCCTGAACTTACCGACACATTCAATGACAATTCATTTCCATGTTTTATAATCCTTGAGACTAAGCCAGTCGAATCTTTGTAACCACTTCGTTCACTTATAATGATCTCGATGTCAGATCCAAACAGCGTTTTAAATATACTTTGGTACACTTTAATATGCTCCCATAATGATTGTTTTTCGAAGCTATAGGAACCTTCATCTAATCCAGACGTCACCATACAAAATAAATGGAAATGAGGCAGCATCCCTGGAGCATCTCCAAAGAATTGCGCTCGGACATGCCTATGGGTTGTACAGAAGCGAATAAAATTATCTCTCTTATCATTGGAATCATTTGATTTAAGTAATTTACTGATATGCAGGGCTAAGAGATTGGTTGCATCTGATACAACTTCCGTTCCTCTTAAAGCGGAAATTGCTTTGTTTTGATCAACCGTTCCTAGCACTGAGGAACAGCCTAATGGTGCTACGGGAGATAATTGAATTGGTGAAAAAGAATGTTTTGAAGCAATATCTAATACATCCAGCTCCAACCTCTTAAGCAATAACACATCGACGTCAGCTGGGTGTACAAAGCGGTTATTCTTGTATCTTTTAAGTAGATCATTTGGAGAAGATGTTTTTGTTTTCTCGCTGAATACTTTCAAGAGAAGTGAATTCAAGTCACTGGAGGATATCCGATCCACTAAAAGATTAATTAAATCAGCTTGATCAAGTTTTCGCAGTATTCTTTCAAGATCGGCTGTAAGGGTAGGATTCATTAACTTCACTCTCCTTGACCTTATTCTATTGGTTATTAATGGATAATTATATGGGGTGACATTACTTTAGGTCAAGAACTAAACCAATATTATAATCGATCAATCTTTTAGCTTGAAAAATGACGTAAAGTTTTCTTCTGTATTTCAAACAGGGCTACTCACAAAAATCCCGACGGAGAAGATCCCGCCGGGATTTAGTGGAACATACGATTTGAATTTAAATCAATAACTAAATCGTATCCTTTACTGGTTCGAGTTATTTACTGAATTTCCAAATAATCAATGTAAACATCCCATGTCCCGTTATCGGAGGTGCAAACGAGCTCAATTTCTTGATTACCGGTTCCATGGCTGACATTGCTTATGGTATAGACTGCGGGACTACTGCCTCCGAAGTAGAAGGTCCCTTTCGTCACCCCGCCTATTTTCAAGTCAACTCTGGCCATATTGGAATTATTTGAAGCACCACGGAGTGAGAAACTATGAGTTCCGCTCGTGAAATTCTGTGTGTATTTGACCAAATCATTGTTGGCGTATAAAGCAACACCAGAGAACGGCGAGCTAATATTTCCGGTGTACTGACCAGCTTTGGTCATGCTTTCGGCTTCCTTCTTTGTACTTGTGCTTGGAGGAGTAGTTGTACCGCCACCGTCAGGCGCAACCGCCCGGCCGGTGCTTGTTGAAATCATACCAGGGCAAAGTCCCCGGCTCTTAAGGTTCTGAGCAATCTGGGGAATCGCTTGGAGCGAAGTCTGGTATTGATCATGCATCAGGATGACATCGCCGTTCTGCAGTCTGCCCACAGCGGCTACGATCTGTGCAGTGGTAGCGCCATTCCAGTCCTGTGAGTCAACGTTCCACAGCACCTCGGTTAGACCATTTTGACTCTCGATTGACTTCAAAGTTGCGTTAGTCTCGCCGTACGGCGGGCGGAACAATTTTGGTGCAGCTCCGGTAGCTGACTGGATCGCTTGCTGTGTCCGCGTAATTTCCGATGACATCTGCGAGCTGCTCAATGTGGTCATGTGAGGATGTGTATAAGAGTGGTTTCCAACCCACATGCCCGCATTCATTTGGTCCCGCACGAGTGACGGGTTATTTTGGGGCGTTTTGCCCAAGGTTGAACATCGTTGCACGCAAACCGGCCTGCTTCAGAGCATTGAGCAGTGATGTAGTGTTACTGGCATTTGGGCCATCGTCGTATGTCAGACCTACATATCCATTCGGGCAGTTGGCATCGGCTGCACTGGCAATAGGCATTATAGGGGTGGAGAACAACGAACTGAAGAGTGCTAGGGCCGCTGCCCCTATTATTAGTTTTGCTTTGAACATGGTAGTACCTACTCGTATTAAAATACGAGTATGGTTGTTCGCGCCATTCCGTACCGCTTAACTCTCTCTATTAGATTCGGGGTTTTTACTGAATGTCTAAATAGTCTAGGTAAGCGTCCCATGTCCCGTCATTGGAGTTTACAATTATTTCATCTGTATACCTCCTCTTTTTTAAAATTGCATTTAGTCGCACATGATGCTGTACAGCCTGCAATAGGCTACTCGAGCCTCACTTCCTTCCATATATTAACTTGAGAGCGATTACAGTAATTATCTTAACAAAACGTTTATTAATCGTTTACCTGTAAGAATTTATTTCCTACTGTAAAAAACTTAGTTTTTTTGATCGGTCTTTTTTTGATTTATGATCGTCTATTTTATATAATGCTAGCAAAAAACCGCATCCATAGGAGGATGCGGTTAGTATGCTAACAGCTGCTAAATCAAAAATTATTGAAAATGACGTCGGCTGTTACCTTTCCACTCGTGA from Paenibacillus sp. FSL K6-3182 carries:
- a CDS encoding DinB family protein, encoding MKTIQKMYEHLNWANQRILETLQNVENEDQLVRLFSHILNAEQVWIARIRGMDSSQMPIWSDGDLESCAKLIKQNEESFKNILTELTYADLDNLVSYSNSKGKEFVTSTRDILTHVALHGQYHRGQINLRIRANGFEPVNIDYINFVR
- a CDS encoding DUF5412 family protein; its protein translation is MKKRYAFLLFIAISILLLIGYNRYFYSFQALNNNAVIFSGPTKSPNGEYNASAYYIPYGGAAGDVLYIVEVEETQTGKKKTIYSSNHKDVFSMNWKSAEVLKIKNESPEYNDHRNIELNVKSDIYEESGAACRSLLLKGKFENCYKADDIQVPLILKMIGF
- a CDS encoding metalloregulator ArsR/SmtB family transcription factor, which produces MSNNIFEVLSEPHRRSMLDLLRIRERSVGELVDKCQLSQPGVSKHLRVLREAGLVEVRSVSQKNIYSLRPEPLQEVDKWLESYRHFWSSKLDDLQSFLDQEEE
- a CDS encoding glycosyltransferase family 39 protein, translating into MRTTLFIIIILVFSISTASVLLYGDHFLIGSYDKQNNDDVKYVNSAKILLNKHTITYNSGDEPSAFIMPGMPVVLAGLMLIFGQGDGGVVAFRVLMAALQAFSIYLIFIAANQLFNSRAAIIASIATALYLPDYFSSGAILSETMFRTLFILLICFSLLALRRQETRYYIISAAIVGLACYFKPHAVLFPVVWFILWLVKKISWKIIVKYTAVISLTMILLLSPWWIRNYVTFDKFIPFTQSAGNPMLLGALINNEAPSKAFFDTHLEYEGISENLFAGSDAAQAETAQKIVSFGFKNQPLKYLKWYTIDKVLGLYAAPYYWKTVFGVNIWIAGIYHVVFMLLGAAGLLIALKRAFRQKEIAYLFLLLSLAYFTVIYIPFVAFNRYGYPNVFLFFMSAGFFIDWAIAKYQSTSVKNNVTANL
- a CDS encoding FAD-binding protein, yielding MENNRNWAGNYRYSASELHVPETLEQIQEIVARSNRIKTLGTRHSFNGIADCNENLISLQKFNRILALDTKHNKVTVEGGIRYGDLCQYLYEFGYALHNLASLPHITIAGASQTATHGSGDQNANLASAIHSMEVVKADGNKVVFSRDQQDGHFAGAVVGLGGLGVITKITLDIIPTFQMSQYVFDHLPLVQLKDHFDEIFSSAYSVSLFTDWKTSTFNQVWQKRKLPDLEHDEVESEFFGAKLASVPRHPVPGYSAENCSEQLGIPGPWHERLPHFRMDFTPSAGEELQSEYFVPRKDAYQALCAIDRIRDFISPHLYVSEVRTIAEDNLWMSPCYKQESVAFHFTWKADWEAVRQILPMIEEQIAPFHARPHWAKLFATPPAHLQSLYEKLPDFRQLLLQNDPQGKFCNDFLKNYIMEKR
- a CDS encoding GNAT family protein, whose protein sequence is MFPILETERLQLREIVKEDAHSIFRCFSNHDVTRYYGQDTLTNIEQAEPFIAFFAQSYQENRGIRWGIEIKGKKEMIGTIGFNVLSLKHKRAEIGYELHPDYWGNGYATEAISKVITYGFSELGLTRIGAIVFIENKKSNQLLKKLGFEKEGILKNYMYQNGVAYDTNIYSLIK
- a CDS encoding SRPBCC family protein, which encodes MDGKLLQYEGRSVVRFERYLNHPIEKVWRALTSPTQIVNWLTAHAEFDLIVNGKITFLWENGDLVHGKFTMVNPPNELEYTWIEKSSGESVVRWELHDDDKGCHLHLTHTFYESAEVADFLAGWHVHLDMIDMILHEKQVDFPSDRFKDLRKKYDSIMN